The following proteins are co-located in the Malassezia restricta chromosome II, complete sequence genome:
- a CDS encoding UDP-N-acetylglucosamine--dolichyl-phosphate N-acetylglucosaminephosphotransferase codes for MSVGRVSAGAGMVLVLLACTPSCWRMLSYIDMAYPALVVSICLSVAAFFVTYGAIEYSRNAFAAQGLNGVDLLKRDFWPPHTKPPIVPEALGLPCAAVYLLALVVFIPFRYFGSSMYGLPIDVVGRGASAPGVHQDLASFLSALLSIYSGTLLGFVDDVLDIRWRHKLPIPLLSSIPMLVVYMAGGGSTSIVVPAWPPLLRQTLGCSSVHLGWLYYVFMMLLATFCTNCINILAGINGVEVGQALVIAVSVCINDVLYLNIPGVIRAAWESSSDTPSPSHILDGYHGSTDLVVRHLFSLHLLVPFIGTSLALFLWNRYPARVFVGDTYCYFAGMVLVSCGILGHYSKTLLLFFFPQIFNFVLSCPQLFGLVPCPRHRVPFVDTESRTLYPSCVRLTEHALPTRLMLALLEQLGCVQRIYDECGQVVGTTNLTLLNALLVLRGVRVAPASKADLIASRSKTDPVLRPAPVRHTLCVSEHTLWYYTMGVQALGSAMAFMVRYWLSSIIFPAT; via the coding sequence ATGTCGGTGGGGCGAGTcagcgctggcgcaggcaTGGTGCTTGTGCTGCTAGCGTGCACGCCGTCATGCTGGCGCATGCTGTCATATATCGACATGGCATATCCAGCCCTCGTTGTATCGATTTGTCTGAGTGTCGCGGCATTTTTCGTGACGTACGGCGCCATCGAATACTCTCGGAACGCGTTTGCTGCACAGGGCCTGAACGGTGTGGACCTGCTTAAGCGCGACTTTTGGCCCCCGCATACCAAGCCGCCTATCGTGCCAGAAGCATTAGGCCTGCCCTGCGCGGCTGTATACTTGCTGGCCCTCGTGGTGTTTATCCCGTTCCGTTACTTCGGATCGAGCATGTACGGCCTGCCCATCGATGTCGTGGGACGCGGGGCTAGTGCGCCAGGTGTGCATCAGGACCTCGCGTCGTTCCTATCCGCGCTATTGTCCATTTACTCGGGCACTCTTTTGGGCTTtgtggacgacgtgctcgatATTCGATGGCGGCACAAGCTGCCCATTCCTTTGCTCAGCAGCATCCCCATGCTGGTCGTGTACAtggcaggcggcggctctACCAGCATTGTCGTGCCGGCGTGGCCGCCTCTGCTTCGTCAGACCCTGGGCTGCAGCTCAGTGCATCTGGGATGGCTGTACTACGTATTTAtgatgctgctggccaCATTTTGCACCAACTGCATCAATATCCTCGCTGGCATTAATGGCGTCGAGGTCGGTCAAGCTCTTGTGATTGCCGTGAGTGTGTGCATTAACGACGTCCTGTACCTGAATATCCCAGGCGTGATCCGCGCTGCCTGGGAAAGCTCATCGGACACACCGTCACCGTCACACATCCTTGATGGATATCACGGCAGCACAGATCTCGTCGTGCGCCATTTGTTTAGCCTGCATCTCCTTGTGCCATTTATCGGCACGAGTCTCGCCCTGTTTCTTTGGAATCGATACCCGGCGCGCGTGTTTGTGGGCGACACGTACTGCTACTTTGCCGGCATGGTACTGGTATCATGCGGCATTCTGGGCCACTACTCCAAAACGCTGCttctcttcttcttcccgCAAATCTTCAACTTTGTGCTGAGCTGCCCACAGCTTTTTGGCCTCGTGCCCTGTCCTCGTCACCGAGTTCCGTTTGTTGATACAGAATCACGGACGCTCTACCCATCATGTGTGCGTCTCACGGAGCATGCACTTCCCACGCGCCTGATGTTGGCCTTGTTGGAACAGTTGGGCTGCGTACAGCGTATTTACGACGAGTGCGGCCAGGTCGTCGGCACCACCAATCTCACACTACTGAACGCCTTGCTCGTTCTACGTGGCGTGCGCGTGGCGCCTGCATCCAAGGCAGATCTCATTGCATCGAGATCCAAAACCGATCCTGTGCTGCGCCCCGCGCCTGTGAGGCATACCTTGTGTGTTTCTGAACACACTCTCTGGTACTATACCATGGGCGTTCAAGCGCTAGGGTCGGCGATGGCATTTATGGTTCGATACTGGCTCTCGTCCATTATTTTTCCCGCTACATAG
- a CDS encoding superkiller protein 3, with the protein MSSNIDRQMLKQCREYILQEDWESALSKANSILEFHATNYHALVFKGLALLHMKKNVESEKTYIQACKLDPNAPLAWQGLEKSYEMQKNWPKLMQLYEDWADAACAQSHTDVCATALSKWVRIVREHGTPAEIIHALRQFLPTSKYYALLYTLPAPDQSAPFSTPYFEAQMLVHGHSLANSYELLQRCLDHDDKVIESTFEAQKNSIHAVKGGIDALRDHVYVQTMQKSLVPELYEYILSHPYTDDATRRRIQSKQLQLYENLACRIPKRGPYADQDLREEMQGKAKALAHDLVLLRIPNETAWHIELEWSDYALSDLPFETLRTYLSVFPEDAAYVPTIRAILSLVRDPAFLRDSQPAEDLLQLALLGVTKNKPSVLALRIATLLYLQDRDYETALQYLQRTDARLRRLCKSTGCHCKRVSDDLSAQYAVVFAYYQAPTHHKAAIKHAKHALLSATAHQADILLARAYVHGSAGEWEKARDDYAQAKHCPLGPTHVDGRDISALWLNADVHAEAEAGYAQALYELGDLDAAQHAFESLLAQHDEAAHPLGHAFRSRLWHGYGQCLWARGGEYRTLPEHAFRCFFQSIELCPTYAPAFTSLGIFFQEAASPPDMSRACKSLQRAIELDMHEYEAARRLLEHYANEKAWDVVHTIARRVIIAECGVDIVQGSISGLQLTTHPWAWQAAGMMALMQRRAETAVAAFQVWIRAEPTDSDAWISLGEAYVESGRSVAGLKAYARARALHDEQETWYIDFLIADAQRRLGRYELTIKLLEGILEDRPTQVGVRVHLAETMLLQAQHLLSRSYSFRSVVMMHRAIHQAAQCIEHDARLRSAWKVVGDACFALSRIDMPDAHPREHAVQRLIVLLDQLAVDHRMPTVRVVQSALLSQLTNGVLEPTVYVECAVLVFKYMAYLCANDEHGCVLAWADLATSLCRMALMLRASNMSDEPDERAEQARREAIQCTKVAMKLRPMARLWLLLGHLHFAHSPMYAQHAYIKALDINKESPVAWTNLGFLYLSVGDASLAENAFAQAQRIAPMLPTAWFGAALLHKTYTHSPKMYVRLFEQACLLSDCSLLEADYGLAEAVWTSSKRPPCTPVSPILARGPMIALHTYMANRPHDDTALHLCALLAEQLGYTTLMARKMERAFTLVEGKFSETESAQHTLRFGIINMNLGRMRLASLDAQGAMDHLELALALLEDLGDAPPMPSVRVWCHIGVACAQCLMGDYEEGMAGLRAVTQSLALSLLPDDQVPRIHGCVGVLLARFGWHAGLSVSDLAADLDQALSVAPHDPLLITTRAALEAVHGRVMEYNGVLGKYVTALPPHEQLTLRNTPQTAMLSMMHLAASFDLPTVLQHLARTYTRPDNTTTLLVMVAHMHLRLAAGCRQNGTPIPRLPIESAHGEEQTDSGTLLDVARHVQQIVRARAVDEGAEHWATIQWILALAEYLTDASTPSCVPHAAKAVHLAPWDTHTWQALETVSPRA; encoded by the coding sequence ATGTCGTCGAACATTGACCGGCAGATGCTGAAGCAGTGCCGCGAATACATACTACAAGAAGACTGGGAGAGCGCATTATCCAAAGCGAACAGTATCCTTGAGTTCCATGCCACCAACTATCATGCCCTCGTCTTTAAAGGCCTGGCCCTTTTGCATATGAAAAAGAATGTCGAGTCCGAGAAGACCTACATACAAGCGTGCAAGCTCGACCCAAACGCGCCACTTGCATGGCAGGGTCTAGAAAAATCGTATGAGATGCAGAAAAACTGGCCTAAGCTTATGCAGCTGTACGAAGATTGGGCTGATGCGGCATGTGCTCAAAGCCATACCGACGTCTGTGCTACGGCCCTGTCTAAATGGGTGCGCATTGTGCGCGAACATGGCACACCCGCGGAGATCATCCATGCTTTGCGCCAGTTTTTACCGACGTCGAAATACTATGCGCTGCTATACACGCTCCCTGCACCGGATCAATCTGCGCCATTCTCGACGCCGTATTTTGAGGCTCAAATGCTGGTGCACGGCCACAGTCTTGCGAATTCGTATGAATTACTACAAAGGTGTTTAGATCATGATGACAAGGTGATCGAAAGCACGTTTGAGGCCCAGAAAAACTCCATTCACGCCGTGAAGGGTGGAATCGATGCGCTCAGGGACCATGTATATGTACAAACCATGCAAAAATCGCTTGTGCCTGAGCTGTATGAATACATTCTCTCGCATCCATACACCGATGatgcgacgcggcgcaggatTCAAtcgaagcagctgcagctctACGAGAACCTTGCGTGCCGAATACCAAAGCGTGGACCGTACGCAGACCAGGACTTGCGCGAGGAAATGCAAGGCAAGGCCAAGGCTTTGGCGCATGACCTTGTTTTGCTCCGCATTCCGAATGAAACAGCATGGCACATTGAGCTAGAATGGAGTGACTATGCACTTTCTGACCTTCCATTCGAGACCTTGAGGACATACCTGTCTGTATTCCCCGAGGACGCCGCCTATGTGCCCACGATTCGTGCCATACTGAGTCTCGTTCGCGACCCCGCGTTCCTGCGAGATTCTCAGCCAGCGGAagacctgctgcagctggccTTGTTGGGCGTGACGAAGAACAAGCCATCGGTCCTGGCCCTGCGTATCGCGACGCTCCTGTATCTACAAGACCGCGACTACGAAACGGCGCTTCAATACCTGCAGCGTACGGATGCGCGCCTACGCAGGCTCTGTAAAAGCACGGGCTGCCATTGCAAGCGTGTAAGCGACGACTTGTCAGCGCAGTACGCTGTTGTATTCGCCTATTATCAAGCGCCTACGCACCATAAGGCGGCGATCAAGCATGCCAAGCATGCCCTGCTCTCCGCTACGGCGCATCAAGCCGATATTTTGTTGGCCCGCGCCTACGTCCACGGCAGCGCAGGAGAATGGGAGAAAGCTCGGGACGATTATGCACAGGCCAAGCATTGTCCCCTGGGGCCCACGCATGTCGATGGCCGAGATATTTCGGCCCTCTGGCTCAACGCCGACGTGCATGCTGAAGCTGAAGCTGGTTACGCTCAGGCGCTGTATGAGTTGGGCGACTTGGATGCCGCTCAGCACGCGTTCGAGTCtctgctcgcgcagcacgacgaggctgCACATCCGCTGGGTCATGCGTTTCGTTCGCGGCTGTGGCATGGCTATGGTCAGTGCTTGTGGGCGCGCGGTGGTGAGTATCGGACGCTGCCAGAGCATGCTTTCCGCTGCTTCTTCCAGAGTATTGAGCTGTGTCCGACCTATGCACCCGCGTTTACGTCGCTCGGCATTTTCTTCCAGGAAGCGGCTTCACCGCCTGATATGTCGCGTGCGTGCAAGAGTCTGCAGCGAGCGATTGAGCTTGACATGCACGAGTACGAagcggcgaggcgcctACTCGAGCACTATGCGAATGAAAAAGCCTGGGATGTCGTGCATACGATTGCTCGGCGAGTCATCATAGCCGAGTGCGGTGTGGACATCGTGCAAGGCTCTATATCGGGCCTACAGCTGACGACGCATCCGTGGGCATGGCAGGCAGCGGGCATGATGGCGCTTATGCAGCGTCGGGCGGAGACGGCTGTGGCTGCCTTCCAGGTCTGGATCCGTGCTGAGCCAACGGATTCCGATGCATGGATTAGTCTGGGTGAGGCGTATGTCGAGTCGGGGCGTTCGGTGGCCGGCCTGAAGGCATATGCACGCGCACGGGCGCTGCATGACGAGCAGGAAACGTGGTACATTGACTTTCTGATTGCCGATGCACAGAGGCGGTTGGGACGCTACGAGCTGACTatcaagctgctggaagGCATTCTAGAAGACCGACCAACCCAGGTCGGTGTCCGTGTCCACCTGGCCGAgacgatgctgctgcaggctCAGCACCTGCTGTCCCGCAGCTACAGTTTCCGCAGCGTTGTCATGATGCATCGTGCGATCCATCAGGCGGCGCagtgcatcgagcacgacgcgcggctgcgctcggcatggaAGGTCGTGGGCGATGCATGCTTTGCTCtctcgcgcatcgacatgcCTGATGCGCATCCGCGCGAACATGCGGTGCAGCGCCTCATCGTTCTGCTTGACCAACTGGCCGTGGACCATCGCATGCCGACCGTGCGAGTCGTGCAGTCGGCGCTGCTGTCGCAGCTCACAAATGGCGTCTTGGAGCCTACTGTGTACGTCGAATGCGCGGTGCTGGTGTTCAAGTACATGGCGTATTTGTGTGCTAACGATGAGCATGGCTGCGTGCTCGCGTGGGCCGATCTCGCTACGTCGCTGTGTCGCATGGCAttgatgctgcgcgcctcgaACATGTCCGACGAGCCggacgagcgtgcggaACAGGCACGCCGCGAGGCGATCCAGTGCACCAAGGTGGCCATGAAGCTGCGTCCTATGGCACGCCTCTGGCTGTTGCTGGGCCACCTGCACTTTGCGCACAGCCCCATGTATGCTCAGCACGCCTACATCAAAGCGCTCGATATCAACAAGGAGAGTCCGGTGGCATGGACCAATCTGGGCTTCCTGTACCTGAGTGTGGGTGACGCCAGCCTGGCCGAAAACGCGTTtgcacaggcgcagcgcatcgcaccGATGCTGCCCACTGCCTGGTTCGGCGCGGCCCTATTACACAAGACGTACACGCACAGTCCCAAGATGTATGTCCGCCTGTTCGAGCAGGCGTGCTTGCTGTCGGACTGCTCGCTGTTGGAGGCCGACTATGGCCTTGCCGAGGCCGTATGGACGTCGTCTAAGCGGCCGCCCTGCACGCCCGTATCGCCGATCCTGGCGCGTGGACCGATGAttgcgctgcacacgtACATGGCGAACCGCCCGCATGACGATACcgcgctgcatctgtgTGCCTtgctggccgagcagctgggCTACACGACTCTCATGGCCCGCAAAATGGAGCGTGCGTTCACGCTGGTCGAAGGCAAGTTCAGCGAGACTGAgtcggcgcagcacacaCTGCGCTTTGGCATTATCAACATGAATCTGGGACGCATGCGTCTCGCGAGTCTCGATGCACAGGGCGCCATGGACCATCTcgagctggcgctggcgttGCTCGAAGATTTGGGagatgcgccgcccatgccgtCCGTGCGTGTCTGGTGCCACATTGGCGTGGCGTGTGCGCAGTGCTTGATGGGCGACTATGAGGAGGGCATGGCCGGTCTGCGGGCTGTTACCCAGTCCCTTGCTCTGTCCCTCTTGCCTGACGACCAAGTGCCGCGGATCCACGGCTGCGTTggcgtgctgctcgcgcgcttcggCTGGCACGCTGGCTTGTCTGTCTCTGATCTCGCTGCGGACCTGGATCAGGCCCTGTCCGTGGCACCCCATGACCCGCTTCTTATTACGACTCGTGCGGCCCTCGAAGCCGTGCATGGCCGCGTGATGGAATACAATGGCGTGCTGGGCAAGTACGTCACGGCTCTACCACCGCATGAACAGCTCACGCTGCGCAACACGCCGCAGACGGCGATGCTGAGCATGATGCATCTCGCTGCTTCCTTTGACTTGCCGACTGTCCTGCAGCATCTCGCACGGACGTATACACGCCCCGATAATACCACAACGCTGCTCGTGATGGTCGCACATAtgcacctgcgcctcgcAGCAGGCTGTCGGCAGAATGGCACGCCCATCCCACGTCTTCCGATCGAGAGCGCCCACGGCGAAGAGCAGACGGACAGCGGTACCTTGCTGGATGTGGCACGCCACGTGCAGCAGATCGTCAGGGCCCGCGCTGTGGACGAAGGCGCCGAACACTGGGCCACGATCCAGTGGATCCTCGCCCTCGCCGAATACCTCACAGACGCATCAACGCCATCCTGCGTACCTCATGccgccaaggccgtgcACCTCGCCCCTTGGGACACACATACgtggcaggcgctcgagacggtGTCACCACGTGCTTAG
- a CDS encoding prefoldin subunit 4 yields the protein MRMLGEKENNDVEVTWEDQQNINKFSRLHATFTDIEEEIQVRRREREDLDDLSMELELMDEDATVMYQVGEAYVDMPQSDALVQLEKDTKRTNDELERLQTRMDECEKGMSELKVLLYARFGANINLER from the coding sequence atgcgcatgctcggGGAAAAGGAGAATAATGACGTCGAGGTGACATGGGAAGACCAGCAGAATATCAACAAGTTTAGTCGGCTACATGCGACATTCACAGACATCGAGGAAGAGATTCAGGTACGCCGACGAGAACGTGAAGACCTTGATGACCTGTCCATGGAGCTGGAGCTCatggacgaagacgcgACGGTCATGTACCAAGTGGGCGAAGCATACGTCGATATGCCCCAAAGCGATGCTCTGGTTCAGCTCGAGAAAGATACGAAGCGCACAAACGATGAGTTGGAGCGGCTACAGACACGTATGGACGAGTGCGAGAAGGGCATGAGCGAGCTCAAAGTACTGCTGTACGCGCGCTTCGGTGCCAACATTAATTTAGAGCGCTAA
- a CDS encoding inosine triphosphate pyrophosphatase, translating to MSKVITFVTGNQNKLREVKLILEKSDNLSWTLESQSLDVPEIQGTTQQVALAKCRSAAQQLKGPCITEDTALSFHALNGLPGPYIKDFLGNLGHDGLNRMLAGFDDKAATAICTFAYCAGPDAEPMLFEGTTLGRIVPARGPNKFGWDPIFEVDGTSKTFAEMDADEKNVVSHRSRALAKLKAYLETM from the exons ATGTCGAAAGTGATCACATTCGTCACTGGCAACCAAAACAAGCTCCGTGAAGTCAAGTTGATCTTGGAAAAAAGTGACAATTTGTCATGGACGCTTGAGTCTCAGTCGCTTGATG TGCCTGAAATCCAAGGTACGACCCAACAAGTGGCATTGGCCAAGTGTCGTTctgctgcgcagcagctcaagggACCTTGCATCACGGAGGATACTGCGCTGTCATTTCATGCACTGAATGGTCTGCCAGGTCCTTACATTAAAGACTTTCTAGGTAACTTGGGACACGATGGCCTGAACCGCATGCTTGCTGGCTTCGATGACAAGGCTGCTACAGCTATCTGCACATTTGCGTACTGTGCAGGTCCGGATGCGGAGCCCATGTTGTTTGAGGGCACAACGCTTGGCCGTATAGTACCGGCTCGTGGTCCGAACAAATTTGGATGGGACCCTATCTTTGAAGTCGACGGCACCAGCAAGACGTTTGCCGAAATGGATGCAGACGAAAAGAATGTCGTTTCGCACCGTTCTCGTGCGCTTGCCAAGCTCAAGGCGTATCTCGAGACTATGTAG
- a CDS encoding phosphatidylinositol 4-phosphatase — MSLWAGFTLYVSHDSYTFIPNKSEPGRQAKKLIIDRRANAIRVEPVVIGEEVPKYEKQFIVHGILGMITLHTCDFLVVITNRKRVTSILNSTIYLATDFRLLPVLSDANPAMLSHPIEKQLIALVKESLYSGPLYFSYEFDLTSNMQRQIQQSAGKLGSDVPLWKRADDRFFWNIHLQERLMTHASTHPEEEVSPFIMPVMFGFLEVKLAQVDNRSFVLGLISRRSRHRAGTRYFSRGVDTKGNVANFNETEQFVLMDPPSFHQTHDVEDVEGLVRMSFVQTRGSVPVYWAEINNLRYKPDLLIPDDKHSQSAFEKHMTNQVSCYGKNYLVNLVNQKGYEKPVKEAYENAITKLDHPLVNYTYFDFHHECKGMKFDRVSLLVDHLVKQGLSSHDFFSLDTTGDPRLRLQKSTVRTNCMDCLDRTNVVQTTLARWVLNDQLRSVGVLKQDDSVENYPKFMYLFRNIWADHADVISKAYSGTGALKTDFTRTGKRTTEGILQDGVNSLTRYVKNNFFDGKRQDAYDLITGAWDPKIYVPREDTRAWNVRLMPWIMYLSLFFLLASLFLPNGNSARPYRLEVGFVPVFSMIWILVAFFSLCFIWQHGMQYVGWPKLNRPEELMYYNGPGYYSGLNGRAGTPTDPEVLKKQQSAAKKLE; from the exons ATGTCTCTATGGGCTGGATTCACGCT ATACGTCTCACATG ACTCGTATACGTTTATCCCCAACAAGAGCGAGCCAGGTCGCCAGGCTAAGAAGCTTATCATTGACCGGCGCGCGAACGCTATTCGTGTTGAAC CCGTTGTTATAGGCGAGGAGGTGCCCAAGTATGAGAAGCAGTTTATCGTGCACGGTATCCTCGGTATGATCACGCTGCATACGTGCGACTTTCTGGTTGTCATCACGAACCGGAAGCGTGTGACCAGCATTCTCAACTCGACTATATATCTTGCCACTGATTTTCGTTTGCTTCCTGTGCTGAGTGATGCCAACCCGGCCATGCTGTCTCACCCCATTGAGAAGCAGCTGATTGCGCTCGTGAAAGAGTCGCTGTACTCGGGTCCTCTGTACTTTAGCTACGAATTCGACCTCACCAGCAATATGCAGCGCCAAATTCAACAAAGCGCAGGCAAGCTTGGCTCGGATGTTCCGCTCTGGAAACGTGCAGACGATCGTTTCTTTTGGAACATTCATCTCCAGGAACGTCTCATGACGCACGCTTCGACACACCCTGAAGAAGAAGTGTCGCCTTTCATTATGCCGGTCATGTTTGGTTTTCTCGAGGTGAAGCTAGCCCAGGTGGACAACCGCTCGTTTGTCTTAGGCCTCATTtcacgtcgctcgcgccATCGTGCCGGTACGCGGTACTTTTCGCGTGGTGTTGATACCAAAGGGAATGTTGCCAATTTCAATGAGACAGAGCAATTTGTACTTATGGACCCGCCGAGCTTCCATCAAACACACGACGTGGAAGACGTGGAAGGCCTCGTCCGCATGAGCTTCGTGCagacgcgcggcagcgtgccAGTGTACTGGGCTGAAATCAACAATTTGCGCTACAAGCCTGATCTCTTGATTCCGGACGACAAACACTCACAGTCTGCATTCGAAAAGCACATGACGAATCAGGTTTCATGCTACGGAAAGAACTACCTTGTTAACCTAGTGAATCAAAAAGGCTATGAGAAACCTGTAAAGGAGGCCTATGAAAATGCGATAACGAAGCTCGATCATCCTTTGGTGAACTACACATACTTTGACTTCCATCACGAATGCAAGGGTATGAAGTTTGATCGTGTTTCGCTCCTCGTGGATCACCTTGTGAAGCAGGGCCTGTCAAGTCACGACTTTTTCTCTCTTGACACCACTGGCGATCCACGTCTGCGTCTGCAAAAGTCTACGGTGCGCACAAATTGTATGGACTGTCTGGACCGCACAAATGTTGTGCAGACGACACTGGCACGCTGGGTCCTGAACGATCAGCTGCGCTCTGTTGGTGTATTGAAGCAAGACGACAGTGTGGAGAATTACCCCAAGTTCATGTACCTGTTCCGCAACATATGGGCGGATCATGCGGACGTGATCAGTAAGGCATATTCCGGTACGGGTGCTCTCAAGACAGACTTTACACGCACAGGTAAACGCACGACGGAAGGCATTCTACAGGATGGTGTCAACTCACTCACACGCTATGTGAAGAACAACTTCTTTGACGGCAAGCGACAGGATGCCTACGATCTTATCACGGGTGCATGGGATCCAAAGATATATGTGCCACGAGAAGACACGCGTGCTTGGAATGTGCGCCTTATGCCATGGATCATGTACCTTAGCCTATTCTTCCTTCTTGCATCTTTGTTCTTGCCAAACGGCAATTCTGCGCGCCCATACCGTCTCGAAGTGGGTTTTGTCCCTGTCTTTTCGATGATATGGATTCTTGTGGCCTTTTTCTCCTTGTGTTTCATCTggcagcacggcatgcagTACGTTGGTTGGCCCAAGCTGAACCGTCCTGAGGAACTCATGTACTACA ATGGACCGGGCTACTATTCCGGACTAAATGGTCGCGCTGGCACACCGACTGATCCCGAGGTCCTCAAGAAACAACAATCAGCGGCCAAGAAATTGGAATAA
- a CDS encoding NAD dependent epimerase dehydratase family protein: MSIQQRLLVVGGNGFVGSAVCKQALSRGWEVISISGSGRPFRTPRGHAPTWTTSDKMQWHKADAFDKDAYRELAASCTAAVHTVGILMESNYKGQEGSSMGAIRGLLKGWGLASSNPLASNGQKDITYERMNRDAAISVAETFKEAHASTESDNPLPFVVMSAADIMRPLISARYTSTKYEAEQYIEEHAGHILRPVFMRPGLMYHPHNRPWSTIPATMIDLSYNLHKMHRRWKVPIPSPADVLRSSLIPAAFHPLSGALTTPALHVDTVAMAICEAISRPEVRGAQLSESIRQLAGWPAETDAA; this comes from the coding sequence ATGTCGATTCAGCAGCGCCTTTTGGTTGTGGGTGGCAACGGATTTGTAGGCTCCGCCGTATGCAAGCAGGCCCTCTCTCGTGGATGGGAAGTGATCAGCATTAGTGGCAGTGGTCGTCCGTTTCGCACACCCCGTGGTCATGCACCGACCTGGACGACCTCCGACAAAATGCAGTGGCATAAAGCTGATGCCTTCGACAAAGATGCGTATCGTGAATTGGCCGCATCTTGCACAGCCGCTGTGCACACAGTGGGTATTCTAATGGAATCAAACTACAAGGGTCAAGAAGGTTCTTCTATGGGTGCAATAAGGGGTCTACTGAAGGGCTGGGGTCTTGCATCTTCCAACCCCTTGGCCTCTAATGGTCAGAAAGATATCACATATGAGCGCATGAATCGAGATGCAGCTATCTCTGTGGCCGAAACTTTCAAGGAagcgcatgcatccacaGAGAGCGACAATCCCCTTCCATTTGTTGTCATGTCAGCTGCGGATATCATGCGCCCTCTTATTTCGGCACGCTACACCAGCACCAAATATGAAGCAGAGCAATATATTGAGGAACATGCCGGCCACATATTACGCCCCGTGTTCATGCGACCGGGTCTCATGTACCATCCCCACAATCGCCCTTGGTCGACCATTCCAGCCACTATGATCGACCTATCGTACAACCTGCACAAGATGCATCGACGCTGGAAGGTACCCATTCCCTCTCCTGCGGATGTTCTTCGCAGTTCTCTTATCCCTGCAGCGTTCCACCCTCTCTCTGGTGCGCTGACTACGCCTGCTTTGCACGTTGATACTGTTGCCATGGCTATATGCGAAGCTATCAGTCGCCCTGAAGTTCGTGGCGCTCAGCTGTCCGAATCCATCCGTCAACTCGCTGGATGGCCAGCTGAGACCGATGCCGCGTAA